In Juglans regia cultivar Chandler chromosome 13, Walnut 2.0, whole genome shotgun sequence, the DNA window GGTCTCGGGGTGTGGTTTATTTAGACTGGACTGGATCGAGACCGACCGaaggtgtgtatatataatattattttatatagtagttgtatatgttaattatgtaattttcatccgATGTATCActattgaccatatatataataaaattatttaatattcattaatcatatataaattattaaatatatcacttaattttaattttattaaatttttatattaattcttctatcaaaaaaaaaaaaagaggaaaaaatattcATGAACTGGATCGAACCAAATAGATCGATAACTAATGGTCCAAAAAATGACGGACTGAACCtaaccgattacacccctaggcATTGTTGGTCGGCAACTACCTCTCAAGCTAACCTAGATCTGGTATAGAACCATTACGGGGTTCTAGATTTAATGGTTCTTGACTTACCTAAAACCCGTCGTGGAGTTGTTGACAAGAAAGGGTTCGTTGTGCGAGTTGCTCTATATACGAGCATGTTTTTTATAGGACTTCATCTTCCCTTCTATCGCCCTGTTTGCGACGAGTTGGATTTGTTGGGCTTGGCTCCATCGCAACTCGTCTAATGCTTGGAGGATTCTGATGGCGTGGCGCCAGGTTTTGAAGCTCGCTAGTAAGGAATATCCTGACCTTACTGCTCGGGAGTTCCTCTATACGCATGGTGTCAGATGCCTAGATAGAAACCTGTGTAGTTTTCGGTCTCAGACCATCTATAGGGTAGTGTGTAATGCCTCATATTCAGAGGGTTAGAGAGTTAGTTCTTGTCACTTAAAATCACATTCCACAATATAGGTATAAACTCCAAAGTCTCTATAACACATaaaactcaatccaaaatatatattcctCTACAAGAACATTAATGAACTATTCCAACATAATTAACTAAGAGCACCATAAAGTCTCAATAACAACatcaatatcataaaataacactaaaaaatgactagtttcttgaaaaaaatcACCTTATAAACTCTTGTAACTTTTGGCACTTATTCTACTACTCTCAACTAATCTCGCCCATACTTTCTATTCTAGATTCCTAGCTAAAACAACCAAATCACCTAAAatatatcagagcaaaacaaaaacttatGCCTTAGGattttcatatgcattatcatatcataacaaagTACTGAGCggataaatatcatataataaaataaatatttcagacttcatattcatattcatgttTCATGCAGTAgagaaacataaaataaaaattgttcatATCTAGTGCAAAGTTCAGAACAAAGACTAGTGCACAAAAATAGCTGAGATTGTTTTCGTAACAAAATGCGGCTTTTCAATAAATCAACCTTAGTCGATTTTAAGCAAAGTCTAAAATAGGAGTACTGTTTACATGACTTTTGCAGTATACCATCTAAGCTTTGAAATAGATTGGTACTAGTGTCACGACCTAATCCAAAATACCACTAATATTAGAAACTCATACCAACACAACATCATTCTAACTACTAAAATTCTAATGCTCGACTATAACTCAATATGAGCCCATAAATAGCCCATCAACCAAAACAACCCAACATAGTGCCTTAGGTTCATAATGACCAGGCCCAATGCCGCTACGTTTGTCCAACCCACATTTTACGTTTGTCCACTCCTCCGTTCACGACTTTTCAAATAAGAGACCCACTAAAACATTAACCAATCACAATTTGTGGGTTCTAAAATACAATAGACAACTCAACTCCCAAGAGACCTACCAAAACATCAACCAACCATGAAATCACATAATTTACGAGTTCTAACATACAATAGGTACAACTTAACTCCTAATAGGACTAAGCATACAAGTCAAGAAAAATAACAGTACGATTTACGAGACTCACATTCGGGTACCTTACCCAAATCATGTCGCAGTGGTATTTCAGAGTCGAAAGTGAGGGGCACCAAGTAAGAGCATTTGCGATGCCCTTTGACACAAGGAAAATGCCAAAATCGAGTTCAAATGGTGAAATAATACACTGCGGATGAAATTGAAATCGGTCTAATCGGAAGAGATAAAATACATAGGCAACAAAAGGCACACGCTGACTCCAGTGGCCTCTATTATTCGCTACccaaaaatgagagagagagagagagagagagagagagagagagagagagagagagagagagagagagagagagtgttggTGTCCGTgaggggaaagaaagaaacaaagacaTAGATGGGGAGTGGTGCTCAACATAGGGGCTCAGTGCGGCAAGACTGGGTAACGTATAGGCCTTCTGGAGGTGGCCACTGCGAGGCGATGAtgtagggagagagagagttagagagagagaacacaaGGGAGAGAAGGCTTGGgcaagggagaaagagagatagagagaacaCAAGAGTGACAGACATAGGGCTTACCGGCATGACAATTGAGAGAGGGAGGTGGCAGCCATCACCACAGTTTGGCGACAACAGTTTGGCAATCACAGAGAGGAAGGGAGAGTTGGGACGTGCGGGAGGGGGTGGGGCTGCGCAGGAGGTATGAAAAGAAGggggaagagaagaaaaaaaaaattaggttttttGTGAGGTAGTTGGGCTTGGGCCAATGAGCTGGATTGTTACATAGTGTGTTTAGAAAGTCGGTATTCCCATGCCTGGGAGGGGCttaggaagttttttttttcattttaggtAGTGGCTAGGAATTCCCGTTGAGTGAAGCCAACCATTGAGAGTTTCCCGTTCGGGCATTATAAGATAGATTTGTGTTGGTGAGCAGCTGGTCGACGTATGAGGATGCGCCTATTCTTCTAATCATCTCCTCGTATTTGTCCATAAGACAATGTAAATCATggtgcatcttcttcttctctttattgtCCCGCGGAAGGGGGTTTCTTGTGCTCTGCGACTCCACTTCGGCTTGTTCATTATGGCTTGGAGCGTGTCTTCTCCAGCATCGACATTCCTTCATTTTAGGGCTTTGTTTTGGCATTGGAGAGCCTCCATCTCCAAAGTCATATTCCTTAATCTTTCCTCCATTTCCATGAACCTCCCTTCCATATTTACCAAGGCGGCCTCCTAGTCTCACCCTTGTGAGTGCATTGTTGTAGACATACGAAAAGCACATTGAATTATCTGTAGTTGCTCCCATAGACAGCGCTAACTATTACGGACATGTTTCTCACTCTTGTCAACAAAGTTCATTGACCTGTATCAAGAAAATCAGAAAAGGGCTTGGGGTGGTATGGGATGCCTAAGTTAGGGTAAAGTATGTAAGGAGTTTCAATTCTTAGGAAAAATGGGTTTGAAGTTATCTCTAGTGTGTGCTgccacccatatatatatatatatatagagagagagagagagagagcgagcatATTTTAATTGATATGGCTTGCTTAATGGCTTGGTTTCCTCCTACCCAGGTTGGATTGCAGGTTGTTAGCACTTTGAATTTACTACCGTATCACAAGGGATTAATATCCTAGACAAGCAATCCGGGCTGTTATGTCGTTGGGGATGGTTCTCAGTAATCTTTTCCATTACCTCACTAACTTGTTATTAATGATGGCCGGGCCAGAATCTTATGTTGGCACGCCTATTAATTGTGATCTTGACTATTCGTTAGGTGGGCTTGTGATCTAGGTTTTATGGACCTTTAGAATACGGGGCTTGGCCCATTTGCTAGGAGAAAATATTTGTCCCTCCAGTTAACCGCATATTCTTATCACAAGGGTGTGATGAGAATCTCTATTCTATTCGCACCGTTTTAAGATGTTCACTTTATTTTCTTCGTGGccgtttattttttgttcttttaaaatCTTAGCTCTCAAGCAACAATTAatgaaacttttcaaaattgCTTAACTAAAATTATAGTCTAATAGAGAAAGAGACagatacaatattaaatatttttaagaagtgTATATCATTTAAAAACTTTACAGAAATAACATTAAATCAAATATTGCAGGCATCACGTGTAGTACTCTCCCTCCAacattaattttagaaaatctgATCTGTTGAACAAAACATATCCACAGCAAGCAGTTCTTTGCTCTGATCTCCGGCCAGGATCAgcttctaatatatatatatatatatatatatatatatatatagctagtcaACTGTGCATGCAGAAAGGCATATTTAAGGTAATAATTAGCTGACAAATACATGAAATCCAGGGCAGGCATCATGCAATGATGGGAGTAATGGTTATGATCTGTAAAATAGTGAGCCAATTGGTAGGCCAGCAAAGGAGACTGCTTTCAGTTACAAAGCAGACTATTTTCCAGAATAAGGAGGTCTTTGAGTCTATCCACTAGCTTTTTCCACTGATCTGACACAATTTGCCAAGGTCAAAATGTAACTGTTTCACATCTTTGTCTATAgctagccatgcatgcatgcaacgaTCTATTGTCTAAGAGTCAACACATTTCAGATTAACAAACATTCATGCGGGGTCAAGCCTTGCAAACAAttcgaaaaaaacaaaaaaaaggttttgaaacAGCTAGCTTTGTTTTGAATGGCATGATCTTGAGAACAGCTTTGTTTAACTCATATACTATCTTTCACAATTAATGAATAGACCAGAAATTtaacgttatatatatatatatatatatatatatatatatatatatatatatacccctcatttaaaacatagttgtgtaaagtgttgtgtaaatcatttttctatatatatatatagaggagagaaaaagatcaataaaagaaaaggaaagagaaaaataataaatcatgttAAATTAATATTCTCTTTTCATTGCAGTAGTATACTTTTGTTtagttataataatatcattaagcttgttatattaattaatagttaagATCATTGTATAATCttatcttttcatttaatttattaatagttttgtaattgtggtacgtacgtacgtacgtacggaaattaagaaatattagtggaatatatatatatatatatatagtaatatagtatataaggttatatatatattattatatagaaggTCTGATATGATTAGGGCGCtggtaataattaattaatattaatgttatgaCAGATACATGAACAcattcaaaatatatacaagtttggacatatttttaattaattagtaataaGTGAGCTCCTTGCATGTTTACAACTGTATAACCTAATATGTATCTTccaaccaaatatatatatatatatacacacacacaattgagaggagaaaaatattaataaaaaaatataaaaaaaaaaagagtcttAATGGCTATATATGGTGATAATGAAAAAACTGATCAATCAATGAATAAACCTATAGCTGTATGACACATAATCCTGGTTTTGCCTATAAAATAAGCTCTCCAgggcttcattttttttagggaGGCATTAAGAGCAGCTAGCTAGTTTTCTTCATGTTCACAGCACAGCTTCGATCTCCCTAATTCTGTAGCAGTTAATATTATCAGTACTAGCTTGTAGTAGTACTGATGATCTCTTCACTTCTTTCTTTGCACCCCATGATCATATCTCAACCTCGATCTCTACTTTGATCTTGCTCGATCGTTGCATCTCTTTTGTGTTAATCCAGCCTTTTTCAGATTATCAAACCTAGAAAGCTACGGCCAATATTCTTGCATGTCCGGGGAtaagttttaatatttgattattttattgttcattattttaatttcaagaTCATCAATCCAGCCACTTTCTCTTGGAGCTCGCGAGCTGTTCATATCGATCTGCACGTacattaattagctagctagctgttcaGATAATACAATATATCCTTGTTTTGCTTTTGATGTACAGGTGATCATCTACAATCGTACATGCTTGTGTATAAGCGACCGGAATGAAGGATTTACAGGTAAATGATCATGGCCGGCCGCCTCTTAACAAAGAGCGTTTTGCGCGGTTCTTGGTTGTGCAAGTCTTGGccggatctctctctctctctctctctcttttttgccGTCAATTTGTTTTTGAGTTTGGCTTACATTACGCAAATAAACGAATAAAATCGATcgattgaaaaaaaagaagaaaaaagagtagaTCTTATTGCTTATTTTGCAATAAGATCGAGTGATTTTCTTATAAGCCATGATGATAGTATTTGATCTTGAGAAGAATATCATAATATGAAGCGCGATCGTACCTCCAAAAATCCATTTTCTAAAGTTTATTTGGTAACCATGCATATTCTTGGTTAGACAAACACAAACACCCATTTcaagcaccttttttttttgtctcccACCTGACCGGATATTACTAGAATTTCAAAAGCAGCACATGAAGGAGACATATGGATGATGGGTTTGATCTGGTCAGCCATGCATGAGCAAGATGGTTGACCTTTTTCAGTCCATAGCTACCTTTTTTATACTCATTTTGCTTACGTTACTGAGTGTTCAGTACTACTACTTTATACAACAATTTTCCTTAGCTATGATTAGCTATTGTCAAAGCTTTTAAGTACGTTGGAGTCCTCCCTGCCTGATATATGGCTATCATGCATCCGCCCATTCATTCTTAGAAAATGCCATAAATATGTAGTTAATACCTCTCGTTTTTCATGTACATTATAGGCATATCCGCATAGGTTGTCTCCCATGGAAAGCCATGCTGGACCTGTCGAATTATTCCCTCCTTCGAAAATTAGCCACGGTGTATTGAAAATAGATCTcattataaaattctcatctcatctcttttccaaacataatttaaatataaatatttacaagctaatcattataatttttctaaactttcaaacaaaaaataaaaaaaaaatcaacattttcaaatcttcaaacaaaaataatattataaaaatatattctaataatattttaattttataatattttttattcaactttttctctgtctttttccaaaacccaaaaaatacttaacttatactaaatataatttactatatattcacagactatcttactactatatattcacaaaattctcatatcatctcacttttCAAATGATAAACGATATAAATCATGATATATTAAAccataaattaacaataaactACTCGGCCTTCAACTCgtaaactatatatacatgatgaatattaaaCGATAAAAACTTCTTTTTACAATCATAAACGTAtgtgtttatcatttatttcgCGGTCATAATACGATAGGtttttataacaataattaatatgtttGATATGTAAATAAGCCGCGCGCCTTgtgaatataataattttaaaaaaatcaacaaattcATGTTAATATACatattattcattaataaaTTTTCCCACCACATTGTTGCCATCATACAAGTTTATAATTGGCAATCTGAGAGACAGCTTAAAAGGCTCTCTTTTTAGGTAATATATGTGGATAAGAAGGAATAGGAATTGGCTATTTTAATAATTAccttttactcataaaaaattctattaagcAGTCTTACAATATCACACGCctactttaattttttcccTCAATAGACCAGCGTGTGGTATAGGATTGctgagtagaagaactctttACTCATTACAGGCTTATAGCCATGTTTGATCAACTTTTCAGGCCTTTTCTTCAAATGATTTGTTAAGCTAGCCTTCATcacattaatatatacacacacacatgtatatcTTTTCTATGCAGTATTCTGTAAgatcaagcatatatatatatatatacatataggtattatatatataattgatgtcATGTTACTGAATATTGAAATTCAGGTTAATGAAATTCAGATCCAGATGGAGGACTCAGCTGGTCAAGTAGGAGTCTCTTTAGAGTTTGACTTCGACTTCGATGATGAGAATTTGATGGAGAATCCCAATACGCAGATGCCTTCAAATCATGACCCGCACGAGGTGCAGAATGAAACGGCGGGAAATATCTCTACTGTATGTTAAACTAGCtactagaaattaaaatattctaactcttttttttatttcaaattagaTTATCTAATTCCAAAAGATACAATATCACATATCTATATTATAGGGTCCTAAATGaatagtattattaaatgtaGTATGATTCAcatgatgcattttttttttcaatttggaaAATCTAGTTTGAATAATCTatctataattaattagtacgtaGGACTTTCGCATGAATACAATTTCGATCTGGTTCATATTACATGAGTTTCGTAATAagatattcttaaattttcGACGATCTAGTTCAAAAAGTGAAAAGTACTATATTAAATGTCTATATATGCAGGGTGATCTACCACATGATATAAATCTAATGATAtaacactataagaaaactgcttataCGTGGTCATTTAATTTCAGCGAAACgactatttatagttaaaatgaatctgttttgatcacaaataacctTTTCGTCACAATTAAATAGCcacaaaagtctatttttcttgtagtgtgggTAACTGATCTCGTATTGTCAAATGTTGTCGGAATTGCATATTTTGCTTTATTGATATTCACTTTGAACTCTGATCATCTAGTACTTTGAATAGAGAAATAAAgatgatatatatgttaattcatatatataggagtttacatgatgatgatcaatacGATTACTAGCACACATTGATCTGTtagttttgaattaagatattaatttttacattccCCGTTTAATAAGATGATCTTGTGTGGAGCGTattaaatattgtgtttatttaaCTCTGATTCGGACAATCCAATTTGAGCAGAGAGAATCGAAAGAGAGATCTCTAGCTATgaatatctattattaatatgagtttaattgcATGAATACATGAATTACTAGATCAGCATGCATGATCTTCTATGAGCATGCATGATATTTTACATGTAATATTCAATGTTTATTTTCAATGATGTCTCAGCAAGAAAATGTAGATCAGCTTGGTTCATCATCCGGAAGCAACGATCATCATCAGCCGCTGATTCACCAAACAGACTTGAAGCAGAACCAGCGCACACCATCAACATTGACCAGTACTAGCGACCTTTCGAACCCACCAGTACTTGAAAATGCCCAAGATTTAGCACACCCAGCTACAGCTTTCAATCCTCCATTAATAATCGAGACACCACAAAGCTGCTGCCTTCCAACAACAGTATGTTGATGCATTTATGTTCCATTATCTATAACTCTTGAATCAGctaatctcttttattttttttaagaaaaaacttCAAGGGAATCAAAGTAGATTGATAGAAGTATATaactctttctatatatatatgcatagacGTCATTCAATTTTGATATacataaattatgaatattaattgAAAACTTTTTGAGCTTCATGAGAAAGTGTATGATACAATATGACTTTATAATCACCCGTTGCTTCAAAAATCATTAACTTTTCATTAATTGATCAGCAGGAATACAAGGAAAGTGAATCACCAGATGGACATTGTCAACCTGATCAACTTAATCTTGGGGATTCTAACTGGAACTATCAGCAACAGGCCTATATTAATACTTCTGAAAACCAAGTGATGATCCCTCAAGTTTTTAGTACTCCAAACTTGCCATCCTCCTTGAATGCTACATCTATGGGAGCACTGCAACCTTATCCTCCAACAATGGTATGATATTCTTTTAGTCTTTATTAACTAACTAATATAACTAGTTTTATCATGATATGCCACTTTATGTTCATTTAACTCTTTCTATAAACAATGCAAACTCCAACCAGAACCTCAAACAATTCATGCTTTAAGTTTTCAATGCTGTAACACTCCACTTGACCTCTTGAAATGTGAGCCAAACAAAGTTCATCCTTCATCAATCCTCCCCTCCCAAGGATATTACTACATTCACCATATCCCCAAGCAACtgtataacctttttttttctttttgttagttGGTTCAAAGTCACGATCGTTAGTTTTATCTGTAAAGCAAAAGATTGCCACTGactatgatcatgatcagatgGGATTGAACGGGAATGATGGAGCAATTCAGTCACTTCAAGCTGAATATGAGGCCAATATGATCTATCCCAATCAGCCGATGATGAATACTCGGTTGGAAAATGTTCCCCCAAATGAGCATATGCCTCTGTATGCCAATAACTCTCTTTTTCCATGGAATATTATcactctttcttctcttctttttccgTCTTTTCTGATTGAATCATGTTCAATATCCTTTATCATGATAGGCCTTACAATCTGGGTCCACTCAATGAATTTATCCCAAACAATCAGACAATACTACAAAGCATTACAAGCAATAATTTCAACAGCATCCGTCAGCAACCATCCCTCTGCCCTACATTATTCCCTCAAAACACAGTAAGTACTCTTAACTCCTGCATGAATTTATATTCAATTAGGCTTCATTTATAATGTTCATGTTAGTTTGGTAATCATAATTATTCATCATGAGCAGATAGGGGTTggagtaataaatcaaaggcAACTGCCAATCAACCAACACCGGGCAACTTTACTCCCCCACAACCAGCTGAATGCTGCATACAGAATCTTGACTCCATTGGGGTACATGacatctcatcttcttcatttacGTTCTTAAAAGTACTGTTGGTATTTGAATGTCCATGTATGCCTATCATGTTGACATGCTTGTTTTTATCTAACATGTCATCTCTTTGTATACAGTTCGCAGCCAAATGAATTCGTGACAACTAATGTATTTGACCCACAATGTCTCAACTTCATGCTACCTCAAGCTTATGCACTTTTAAGGTACGTACTCTATATGTAATTGCTTATCAAACACCCTCGATCACTCATCCCCATgtactcattttctttttacaagAATATTAATTACTGATAGATCGATATATGCTTCTAACTCAGGCCCCAACAGTCCTCTAATCATCTACAACAACTCAACCAAATCTCACAAGTGCCAAATTTACTTGATcctcaatttcaatactcagtGCTACCTGGACTTTCTATGCTTCCTAGGTAACTTATATATGCCTTTTATCCTATTTGTAATCATGAGGACTTGAGTTTGAATTTCCCTTGTCATATCTTCCAGTTATAGCCCTCGAAGTTTCTTGTACCATCAAGTCTCGGTGCCACCTAACGTGTATGATCCACAAGGTTTTAACTCATTGCTGTCGCCTGAGCTTTCTATCTCAGCTAGGTACTTCTTGAT includes these proteins:
- the LOC108997192 gene encoding uncharacterized protein LOC108997192, which codes for MLLNIEIQVNEIQIQMEDSAGQVGVSLEFDFDFDDENLMENPNTQMPSNHDPHEVQNETAGNISTQENVDQLGSSSGSNDHHQPLIHQTDLKQNQRTPSTLTSTSDLSNPPVLENAQDLAHPATAFNPPLIIETPQSCCLPTTEYKESESPDGHCQPDQLNLGDSNWNYQQQAYINTSENQVMIPQVFSTPNLPSSLNATSMGALQPYPPTMMGLNGNDGAIQSLQAEYEANMIYPNQPMMNTRLENVPPNEHMPLPYNLGPLNEFIPNNQTILQSITSNNFNSIRQQPSLCPTLFPQNTIGVGVINQRQLPINQHRATLLPHNQLNAAYRILTPLGSQPNEFVTTNVFDPQCLNFMLPQAYALLRPQQSSNHLQQLNQISQVPNLLDPQFQYSVLPGLSMLPSYSPRSFLYHQVSVPPNVYDPQGFNSLLSPELSISARTPQLTNHQQQNQVWMAQNSLLPGSSTVSRLQELYGRQQLNQLTQLTPNLHPQLGSSILLEMLSGPSQLLDHYQVSVPAYACNPQQHNSIGARPSVLPRPQRLYDHKHPLEQVQDSQFCGSMLPQAPNLSRPQQSPKHQQLNQVPETANMRVDPQHDNILSPQSSRPSSSQTEQTCGLLNQAARQSVSCISPGTNSRQTQILNSKAQQEIGGGTKMAVPDLCETSPSSFKELEGNKRTATKRHVLGEPSQSPKRSKKERSLPPPSSQEDQDRTSQSEGNHEVEKEGNEVQNSNPSSARRVVKNTVYDPTYVGFGLPIDPHLRLFNPS